In Pseudoxanthomonas sp., one genomic interval encodes:
- a CDS encoding carbon-nitrogen hydrolase family protein: MKVAVARYAIQAPTDFAAFAARQSQMLGEAAAQGARIVVLPEYLSLELAATFDTATQADLHASLAAIQRYREDWLALYAGLARELDLYLVAGTFLLAHGAGRYRNRSDVFTPQGAHAWQDKLQLTGFEKGLGVIDGGDALKVFDIDGVRAGVAVCYDSEFPLPVRAQAEAGARLLLVPSCTDTEAGATRVRVGCLARALENRMFVAQAVTAGEAAWSPALDINTGEAAIFAPMDRGLPDDGVLAQTRGDRSWAIAELDVDALDRSRADAQVANDRDWTSQLKPALSRARLQAL; encoded by the coding sequence ATGAAGGTCGCCGTCGCCAGGTACGCGATCCAGGCGCCGACGGATTTCGCCGCGTTCGCTGCGCGCCAGTCGCAGATGCTGGGCGAAGCGGCGGCGCAGGGTGCGCGCATCGTCGTGCTGCCGGAGTACCTGTCGCTGGAACTCGCGGCGACGTTCGATACCGCCACGCAGGCCGACCTGCACGCCTCGCTGGCGGCGATCCAGCGCTACCGGGAGGACTGGCTGGCGTTGTACGCCGGACTCGCGCGGGAACTGGACCTGTACCTCGTGGCCGGCACGTTCCTGCTTGCCCATGGCGCAGGCCGCTACCGCAACCGCAGCGATGTGTTCACGCCGCAGGGCGCGCATGCGTGGCAGGACAAGCTGCAGCTGACCGGCTTCGAGAAGGGGCTGGGCGTGATCGACGGCGGCGATGCGCTGAAGGTCTTCGACATCGACGGCGTGCGTGCCGGCGTGGCCGTCTGCTACGACAGCGAGTTCCCGCTGCCGGTGCGCGCACAGGCCGAGGCGGGCGCGCGCCTGCTGCTGGTGCCGAGCTGCACCGATACCGAGGCGGGCGCGACACGCGTGCGTGTAGGGTGCCTGGCGCGTGCCCTGGAGAACCGGATGTTCGTCGCGCAGGCGGTCACCGCGGGCGAGGCCGCATGGAGTCCGGCACTGGACATCAACACCGGCGAGGCGGCGATCTTCGCGCCGATGGACCGTGGCCTGCCCGACGACGGCGTGCTGGCGCAGACCCGTGGCGACCGGTCATGGGCCATCGCCGAGCTCGACGTCGATGCGCTCGACCGCAGCCGTGCCGATGCGCAGGTTGCGAACGACCGCGATTGGACTAGTCAGCTGAAGCCCGCCCTCTCACG
- a CDS encoding GNAT family N-acetyltransferase produces MTSAHTIGLFRGPQITPWLDDVARLRAAVFRDWPYLYEGDADYERDYLDAYARSAESIFVLAMDAGQVVGASTGLPLEDDTEAFRRPFVDAGMDPEEVFYFGESVLLPAYRGQGIGHVFFDHREAHARALGRFAWTAFCAVDREHDDPRAPQGHRGNEAFWDKRGYTRQPGMTMRLAWNEIGRGETDHALTFWLRGLEPMR; encoded by the coding sequence ATGACCTCTGCGCACACCATCGGCCTGTTTCGCGGGCCGCAAATCACGCCCTGGCTGGACGATGTCGCGCGCCTGAGGGCGGCCGTGTTCCGCGACTGGCCGTACCTGTACGAAGGCGATGCCGACTACGAACGCGACTACCTGGATGCCTATGCGCGCTCGGCGGAGAGCATCTTCGTGCTGGCGATGGATGCCGGCCAGGTAGTCGGCGCGTCGACCGGCCTGCCGCTGGAGGACGACACCGAGGCGTTCCGCCGGCCCTTCGTCGATGCCGGGATGGACCCGGAAGAGGTCTTCTACTTCGGCGAATCCGTGCTGCTGCCGGCCTACCGCGGCCAGGGCATCGGCCATGTGTTCTTCGACCATCGCGAGGCGCATGCGCGCGCGCTGGGCCGGTTCGCTTGGACGGCGTTCTGTGCGGTGGACCGGGAGCATGACGACCCGCGTGCGCCACAGGGCCATCGCGGCAACGAGGCGTTCTGGGACAAGCGCGGCTACACACGCCAGCCCGGCATGACCATGCGGCTGGCGTGGAACGAGATCGGCCGTGGCGAGACCGATCACGCGCTGACGTTCTGGTTGCGTGGACTGGAGCCGATGCGATGA
- the creD gene encoding cell envelope integrity protein CreD: MKSLKLLLRFLTVGGLVLLLLIPLLMIRGVIQDRERYRMQAETRVSQSMAGPQQVVGPLRVVPWREERMVNVVDEDGKPEARRDVKEGYIVQMPATLVVDGQLQPGERRIGLYTVNVYEWKASLKAGFAPLQVPAADGRIYGQPYVVAGMADVRGLVGTPSLTVDGVPRTLSAGTGAMSSRMDGIHALLDAQGGSLPASNTHLQLTLAGTQSIGIAPIADSNDIAMRSTWRQPLFGGRFLPNSKTIDDAGFTARWQVSSLASAAQSQLESASRNLTQPPSLGASPGEYVADDSGSGAIDSAVVSLVDTVDVYTQVDRASKYGILFVVLTFVGFALFELIKRLPIHPLQYLLVGLALAIFFLLLLSLSEHIAFWQAYLVSAAACIGLQFFYLSGVLQSWLRAAGFATMLTALYGVLYILLKSENNALLMGSLLLFGILAAIMWVTRKVDWYALGTELR, from the coding sequence ATGAAGTCACTGAAGTTGCTGTTGCGTTTCCTCACCGTCGGCGGGCTGGTCCTGCTGCTGCTCATTCCGCTGCTGATGATCCGCGGCGTCATCCAGGACCGAGAGCGTTATCGCATGCAGGCCGAAACGCGCGTATCGCAGAGCATGGCCGGTCCGCAGCAGGTGGTCGGTCCGCTGCGCGTCGTCCCGTGGCGCGAGGAGCGCATGGTCAACGTGGTCGACGAGGACGGCAAGCCCGAAGCGCGCCGCGACGTGAAGGAAGGCTACATCGTGCAGATGCCCGCCACGCTGGTGGTCGATGGCCAGCTGCAGCCGGGTGAGCGACGGATCGGCCTGTACACCGTCAACGTGTACGAGTGGAAGGCCTCGCTGAAGGCCGGCTTCGCACCCCTGCAGGTGCCCGCCGCGGACGGCCGGATCTATGGGCAGCCGTACGTGGTCGCCGGCATGGCCGATGTGCGTGGCCTCGTCGGCACACCGTCGCTGACGGTGGATGGCGTGCCGCGCACCCTGTCTGCCGGCACGGGCGCGATGTCCTCGCGCATGGACGGCATCCATGCACTGCTCGATGCACAGGGCGGATCGTTGCCGGCCAGCAACACGCACCTCCAGCTGACGCTGGCGGGCACGCAGTCGATCGGCATCGCGCCGATCGCGGACAGCAACGACATCGCCATGCGGTCGACCTGGCGGCAACCGCTGTTCGGCGGCCGTTTCCTGCCCAACAGCAAGACCATCGACGACGCGGGCTTCACCGCGCGCTGGCAGGTGTCGTCGCTGGCCAGTGCCGCGCAGAGCCAGCTGGAATCGGCCTCGCGCAATCTGACCCAGCCGCCTTCGCTTGGCGCGTCGCCTGGCGAGTACGTGGCCGACGACAGCGGATCCGGTGCCATCGACAGCGCCGTGGTCAGCCTGGTCGACACGGTCGACGTATATACGCAGGTCGATCGCGCCAGCAAGTACGGCATCCTGTTCGTGGTGCTGACTTTCGTCGGTTTCGCGCTGTTCGAACTGATCAAGCGCCTGCCGATCCATCCGCTGCAGTACCTGCTGGTCGGCCTGGCGCTGGCGATCTTCTTCCTGCTGCTGCTCAGCCTGTCCGAGCACATCGCCTTCTGGCAGGCGTACCTGGTCTCGGCGGCGGCCTGCATCGGGCTGCAGTTCTTCTACCTGTCCGGCGTGCTGCAGAGCTGGCTGCGCGCGGCCGGCTTCGCGACCATGCTCACCGCGCTGTACGGCGTGCTGTACATCCTGCTGAAGTCGGAGAACAACGCGCTGCTGATGGGCTCGCTGCTGCTGTTCGGCATCCTGGCCGCCATCATGTGGGTCACCCGCAAGGTGGACTGGTACGCGCTGGGCACGGAACTGCGCTGA
- the creC gene encoding two-component system sensor histidine kinase CreC yields the protein MRLGLKLVLGFFLIVGIAAFFVMRVFVNEVKPGVRQAMESTLVDAANMLAEMAADDLKAGRIADGAFAGNVAQAQQRDPKAWVWRFQKRTVDYRVTVTDAQGRVVFDSQGRDVGRDNSRWNDVYRTLRGEYGARSSAEVPGDTTHTVMHVAAPVYDPADRSTLIGVLTLSQPNRSIEPFIVASQRSILLQGAWLIGISALIGVVMTWWLMRGIGGLNRYAQAVSAGEPVPPPRPRADEIGDLGRALETMRRKLQGKAYVEQYVQSLTHEMKSPLAAIRGAAELLQEPLPEADRQRFVRNIRTQEHRLTETIDKLLALAEVEQHGWLQRRERIDAATLADDVVQGLDAQLTPHGVEVVRAPQAGMWALEGDVFLLRRALGNLIDNAVAFSPPAGTVELCVEASEGQVRFIVRDRGPGVPDYARERVFERFYSLPRPDGGQRSSGLGLPFVREVMRLHGGEATLTNRPDGGAEAVLSLPMV from the coding sequence ATGCGGCTGGGGCTGAAGCTCGTGCTCGGCTTCTTCCTGATCGTCGGCATCGCCGCGTTCTTCGTGATGCGGGTGTTCGTCAACGAAGTGAAGCCGGGCGTGCGGCAGGCGATGGAGTCCACCCTGGTCGATGCCGCCAACATGCTGGCCGAGATGGCCGCCGACGACCTGAAGGCCGGCCGCATCGCCGACGGCGCGTTCGCCGGCAACGTCGCGCAGGCACAGCAGCGCGATCCCAAGGCCTGGGTCTGGCGCTTCCAGAAGCGCACCGTCGACTACCGCGTCACCGTGACCGATGCGCAAGGCAGGGTGGTGTTCGATTCGCAGGGGCGCGACGTGGGCCGCGACAACTCGCGGTGGAACGACGTCTACCGCACCCTGCGCGGCGAGTACGGCGCGCGTTCCAGCGCCGAAGTGCCGGGCGACACGACCCACACCGTCATGCACGTGGCCGCGCCGGTCTACGATCCTGCCGACCGCAGCACCCTCATCGGCGTGCTGACGCTGTCGCAGCCCAACCGCAGCATCGAGCCCTTCATCGTGGCCAGCCAGCGCAGCATCCTGCTGCAGGGCGCGTGGCTGATCGGCATCTCGGCGCTGATCGGCGTGGTGATGACCTGGTGGCTGATGCGCGGCATCGGCGGACTCAACCGTTACGCGCAGGCGGTCAGCGCCGGCGAGCCGGTGCCGCCGCCACGGCCGCGCGCCGACGAGATCGGCGACCTGGGCCGCGCGCTGGAGACCATGCGCCGCAAGCTGCAGGGCAAGGCCTACGTCGAACAGTACGTGCAGTCGCTGACCCACGAGATGAAGAGTCCGCTGGCCGCCATCCGCGGCGCCGCCGAACTGCTGCAGGAGCCGCTGCCGGAAGCCGACCGCCAGCGGTTCGTGCGCAATATCCGGACCCAGGAGCACCGGCTCACCGAGACCATCGACAAGCTGCTGGCGTTGGCCGAAGTGGAACAGCACGGCTGGCTGCAGCGGCGCGAGCGCATCGATGCCGCCACCCTCGCCGATGACGTGGTGCAGGGGCTCGACGCCCAGCTCACCCCGCACGGGGTGGAAGTGGTACGGGCGCCGCAGGCCGGCATGTGGGCGCTGGAGGGCGATGTCTTCCTGCTGCGCCGTGCGCTGGGCAACCTGATCGACAACGCGGTCGCGTTCTCGCCGCCGGCGGGCACCGTGGAACTGTGTGTCGAGGCGTCGGAGGGGCAGGTGCGTTTCATCGTCCGCGATCGCGGTCCGGGTGTTCCCGACTACGCACGGGAACGGGTGTTCGAGCGTTTCTATTCGCTGCCGCGTCCCGACGGCGGGCAGCGCAGCTCGGGCCTCGGATTGCCGTTCGTGCGCGAGGTGATGCGCCTGCACGGTGGCGAAGCGACGCTGACGAACCGTCCGGATGGCGGCGCGGAAGCGGTGCTCTCGCTGCCGATGGTCTGA
- the creB gene encoding two-component system response regulator CreB translates to MPRVLIAEDETAIADAVLYALRSEGIDADHCLLARDVAPRVRSGGVDVVVLDVGLPDASGFDVCRELRGFSDVPVIFLTARNDEIDRVLGLELGADDYVTKPFSPRELVARVRARLRRVGSGAQARAEAGEWVVRGAFAVDREGHRIRYREHLLDLTRYEYALLDALLQRPGAILSRAQLMDRGWDSDADSADRTVDTHVKTLRAKLRAAGADPDPIRTHRGLGYAIEA, encoded by the coding sequence ATGCCCCGCGTACTGATTGCCGAAGACGAAACCGCCATCGCCGATGCCGTGCTGTATGCGCTGCGCAGCGAGGGCATCGACGCCGACCACTGCCTGCTGGCGCGCGATGTGGCGCCGCGCGTCCGGTCCGGTGGCGTGGACGTGGTGGTGCTGGACGTGGGCCTGCCCGATGCCAGCGGCTTCGACGTGTGCCGCGAGCTGCGCGGCTTCAGCGACGTGCCGGTGATCTTCCTCACCGCGCGCAACGACGAGATCGACCGCGTGCTGGGGCTGGAACTGGGCGCCGACGACTACGTCACCAAGCCGTTCTCGCCGCGCGAACTGGTGGCGCGCGTGCGCGCCCGCCTGCGCCGCGTGGGTAGCGGTGCGCAGGCCCGGGCCGAGGCCGGCGAATGGGTCGTGCGTGGCGCCTTCGCCGTCGACCGCGAAGGCCACCGCATCCGCTACCGCGAGCACCTGCTGGACCTGACCCGCTACGAATACGCACTGCTGGATGCGCTGCTGCAGCGTCCCGGCGCGATCCTCAGCCGGGCGCAGCTGATGGACCGGGGCTGGGACAGCGACGCCGACAGCGCCGACCGGACCGTCGACACCCACGTGAAGACCCTGCGCGCCAAGCTGCGTGCGGCCGGCGCCGACCCCGACCCGATCCGCACGCACCGCGGACTGGGCTACGCCATCGAGGCCTGA
- a CDS encoding 23S rRNA (adenine(2030)-N(6))-methyltransferase RlmJ, whose product MNYRHAFHAGNHADVLKHIAVLACIDALKRKDTPFFVLDTHAGRGRYLLGGAESRKTSEADSGVFKLMGAARLPDPVERYLRAVVANNPVGALITYPGSPLLVAQALRPQDRLAACELQPDEAQALREVFADDQRVAVHARDGYAAMKALLPPRVGEQRIARGLVLIDPPYEVQDAEYPQIIASLRDALERWPAATYAVWYPIKLRRSLLPFFRKAAALPSKGAFVAELQVRPDDSPLRLNGSGMLVVNPPWQLDQALAPVLPVLASTLGETGASHRLEWLRQPA is encoded by the coding sequence ATGAATTACCGCCACGCCTTCCACGCCGGCAACCACGCCGATGTCCTCAAGCACATCGCGGTGCTGGCCTGCATCGATGCACTCAAGCGAAAGGACACGCCGTTCTTCGTGCTGGACACCCATGCCGGACGCGGCCGTTACCTGCTGGGCGGCGCGGAGAGCCGCAAGACCTCCGAGGCCGACAGCGGCGTGTTCAAGCTGATGGGCGCGGCGCGCCTGCCGGACCCCGTCGAGCGCTATCTGCGCGCCGTGGTCGCCAACAACCCGGTGGGCGCGCTGATCACCTATCCCGGCTCGCCGCTGCTGGTCGCGCAGGCCCTGCGCCCGCAGGACCGGCTGGCCGCCTGCGAGCTGCAGCCGGACGAAGCGCAGGCGCTGCGCGAGGTGTTCGCCGACGACCAGCGCGTGGCCGTGCATGCCCGCGACGGCTATGCGGCGATGAAGGCGCTGCTGCCGCCGCGCGTGGGCGAGCAGCGCATCGCGCGCGGCCTGGTGCTGATCGATCCGCCGTACGAAGTGCAGGACGCCGAGTATCCGCAGATCATCGCCTCGCTGCGCGATGCCCTGGAACGCTGGCCGGCCGCCACGTACGCGGTCTGGTATCCCATCAAGCTGCGGCGCAGTCTGCTGCCGTTCTTCCGCAAGGCGGCGGCGCTGCCCTCGAAGGGCGCCTTCGTCGCCGAGCTGCAGGTGCGTCCGGACGATTCGCCGTTGCGCCTCAACGGCAGCGGCATGCTGGTGGTCAACCCGCCCTGGCAGCTCGACCAGGCCCTGGCACCGGTGCTGCCGGTGCTCGCGTCCACCCTGGGCGAGACCGGCGCCAGCCATCGGCTGGAGTGGCTGCGCCAGCCCGCCTGA
- a CDS encoding DUF808 domain-containing protein, which yields MAGSSLFALIDDIATLLDDVSVMTKVAAKKTAGVLGDDLALNAQQVTGVKADRELPVVWAVAKGSVVNKAILVPAALAISALETWLHGRGYNIPLVTPLMMIGGAFLCFEGVEKLAHKFLHKGEDDQRHAERVAAIQDQNVDMVAFEKDKVRGAIRTDFILSAEIIVISLGTLAGRTFVEQVLTLLAISAIMTVGVYGLVGGIVKLDDAGLALAADTRESGWARFKRAFGRSILYSAPYLMKFLSIAGTAAMFLVGGGILVHSIPALHHLIQPYAEGDLGWLWESLFNAAVGVATGAVIVAVVTAVSRLGGKRHGA from the coding sequence ATGGCCGGATCCAGCCTGTTCGCCCTGATCGACGACATCGCCACCCTGCTGGACGACGTGTCGGTGATGACCAAGGTGGCGGCGAAGAAGACGGCCGGCGTGCTGGGCGACGACCTGGCGCTCAACGCGCAGCAGGTGACCGGGGTGAAGGCCGACCGCGAGCTGCCGGTGGTGTGGGCGGTGGCGAAGGGCTCGGTGGTCAACAAGGCCATCCTGGTGCCGGCGGCGCTGGCGATCAGCGCGCTGGAGACCTGGCTGCACGGGCGCGGCTACAACATCCCGCTGGTGACGCCGCTGATGATGATCGGAGGTGCGTTCCTCTGCTTCGAGGGTGTGGAGAAGCTGGCGCACAAGTTCCTGCACAAGGGCGAGGACGACCAGCGCCATGCGGAGCGTGTGGCCGCGATCCAGGACCAGAACGTCGACATGGTGGCGTTCGAGAAGGACAAGGTACGCGGCGCCATCCGCACGGACTTCATCCTGTCCGCCGAGATCATCGTCATCTCGCTGGGCACGCTGGCCGGCCGCACCTTCGTGGAACAGGTGCTCACCCTGCTCGCCATCTCGGCCATCATGACCGTGGGCGTGTACGGCCTGGTCGGCGGCATCGTCAAGCTGGACGACGCCGGCCTGGCGCTGGCGGCCGACACGCGCGAAAGCGGCTGGGCACGGTTCAAGCGCGCGTTCGGCCGCAGCATCCTGTACAGCGCCCCGTACCTGATGAAGTTCCTGTCCATCGCCGGCACCGCCGCCATGTTCCTGGTCGGCGGCGGCATCCTCGTCCACAGCATCCCGGCGCTGCACCACCTCATCCAGCCCTACGCCGAAGGCGACCTGGGCTGGCTGTGGGAAAGCCTGTTCAACGCCGCCGTCGGCGTGGCCACCGGCGCGGTGATCGTGGCCGTCGTCACGGCGGTCTCGCGGCTGGGCGGCAAACGCCACGGGGCCTGA
- a CDS encoding GNAT family N-acetyltransferase — protein MTAPKRLPPWHEHFRLPSGRELLIRPIRPEDAGPIQGAFGLLGPEEIRHRFMYALKELTPDMAQRLTHPDPTTEFALVAAEPLPPGEALVGAVARAALVSRTRDAEFAILVSHFIAGQGLGRHLMRKLAKWARSKKLDRLYGDVLDTNQPMLALAGSLGFKRVRENDGSGLVRVVLDLNEGP, from the coding sequence ATGACTGCGCCGAAACGCCTTCCGCCCTGGCATGAACACTTCCGCCTGCCCAGTGGGCGCGAGCTGCTGATCCGCCCGATCCGGCCGGAAGACGCCGGCCCCATCCAGGGCGCGTTCGGCCTGCTGGGCCCGGAAGAGATCCGCCACCGCTTCATGTACGCACTGAAGGAACTGACGCCGGACATGGCGCAGCGCCTGACCCACCCCGACCCCACGACCGAGTTCGCCCTGGTCGCCGCCGAACCGCTGCCGCCGGGCGAAGCGCTGGTGGGCGCCGTGGCGCGCGCGGCCCTGGTGTCGCGCACGCGCGATGCCGAGTTCGCGATCCTGGTCAGCCATTTCATCGCCGGCCAGGGCCTGGGACGCCACCTGATGCGCAAGCTGGCCAAGTGGGCGCGCTCGAAGAAGCTCGACCGCCTCTACGGCGACGTGCTGGACACCAACCAGCCTATGCTGGCGCTGGCGGGATCGCTGGGGTTCAAGCGCGTGCGCGAGAACGACGGTTCCGGCCTGGTCCGCGTGGTGCTGGACCTCAACGAAGGACCCTGA
- a CDS encoding DUF4242 domain-containing protein, whose protein sequence is MPRYVIERDIEGAGLMTPAELKAVSQTSCRVLDELGPRIQWEHSYVTDDRIYCVYRAPNEDLLLEHARRGGFPVDRISAVAQVIDPLSAE, encoded by the coding sequence ATGCCCCGCTACGTGATCGAACGCGATATCGAGGGCGCCGGCCTGATGACGCCGGCCGAACTGAAGGCCGTCTCGCAGACCTCGTGCCGCGTACTCGACGAACTCGGCCCCCGCATCCAGTGGGAGCACAGCTATGTCACCGACGATCGCATCTACTGCGTCTACCGCGCGCCGAACGAGGATCTCCTGCTCGAACACGCGCGCCGCGGCGGCTTTCCGGTCGATCGCATTTCCGCCGTCGCCCAGGTGATCGATCCATTGAGCGCGGAATGA